GTCCGCCGTCGAGGCCATGAAAATCGGGGCGACCGATTACCTGCTCAAGCCCTTCAAACCGGACCAGCTCTCTCTGGTGATGGAGAAGGTGATTCAACAGCAGAAAAAGCAGTCCGAATTCGACTATCTCAAGGGCCGCCTGGAAAAGATTACGCGCTTTGACAACATCATCGGCCAGTCCGACGCCATGACGGCCATCTTCGACATGATCACCGAAGTGGCCGGCAGCGACGCCTCGGTGCTGCTGTCCGGCGAAACCGGCACCGGCAAGGAGCTGATCGCCAAGGCCATTCACGCCAAAAGCCCGCGCGCCAATCGCCCCTTTATCGCCATCAACTGCGGGGCCATCCCCGATACCCTGCTCGAGTCCGAACTGTTCGGCCACCAGAAAGGGGCCTATACCGGCGCCAACCGGGAACGCAAAGGATTTCTGGAAGTGGTCGGCGGCGGCACCCTGTTTCTCGACGAGGTCGGAGAGATCAGCACCAAGATGCAGGTGGACCTCTTACGGGTCCTGGAAGAAAAATCAATCGTCCGGGTGGGCAGCCGGCAGCCGGTGTCGGTGGACTTCCGCCTCATCACGGCAACCAGCCGCGACCTGGAAGAAAGGATTCGAAGCGGAGAATTCAGGGAGGATTTCTACTATCGGATTCATGTCATTCAGATGGACATTCCGCCGCTGCGCGCACGCAGGGAGGACATCAAGCTGCTGGCGGCCCATTTTCTGAAAAAGTTCTGCCACGAAACCACCAAACGGGTGGACCGCATCTCCCCCGGCGCCTACCGGATTCTGGAAACCTACGATTGGCCGGGCAATGTCCGCGAACTGGAAAACGCCATCGAACGTGCCATGGTGCTTTCCCGATCACGGATCCTGGAAGAATCGGATTTCGTCTTTCTCCAGCCGCCGGCAACAGCGCCGCCGGCCGATCCCTCTCTACGCGAGATGGAAAAATATCACATCCGCAAAATTCTCGGCCAGCATGGCTGGAATGTCACCCGGGCCGCCAACGCCCTGGGCATCAACCGCGTCACCCTGCACAAAAAAATTCGGCGATACGAGTTGGAACCGGACCGGCCATGACGCAAGCCATGCCCCGCCAGCGGCCTGCACCGGTGGTCGCCGTGATCCCGTTCGGCAGCGCCCCCCTGATCGCCGCCAAGGTTCTCGCCGCCCATGTTTCCGGCTACATGGATCTCGAAGCCGAAGTGCTGCCTTCAATGGAAATCCCCCCCGCCGCCCTGGACGAAAGACGGCTGCAGTACAATGCCGCCGCCCTGATCCAGGCCATCGAAGCCATGGCCCTGGACGACTATCTTAAAATTCTGGCCCTTTTCGATGTGGACCTGTTCATTCCGCTGTTCACCCACGTTTTCGGGGAGGCCCGGCAAAACGGCCGCGTGGCCCTGATCTCCCTTTTCCGGCTGCAAACCAACCCGAAAGGGTCCTCGCCGTCCACCGAACAAG
This window of the uncultured Desulfosarcina sp. genome carries:
- a CDS encoding zinc metallopeptidase, with the translated sequence MTQAMPRQRPAPVVAVIPFGSAPLIAAKVLAAHVSGYMDLEAEVLPSMEIPPAALDERRLQYNAAALIQAIEAMALDDYLKILALFDVDLFIPLFTHVFGEARQNGRVALISLFRLQTNPKGSSPSTEQVFERVAKIGLHELGHLLDGLHCDDDRCLMHFCGDVNALDRIDLNFCRYCRLALHRKIGRLTG
- a CDS encoding sigma-54 dependent transcriptional regulator, whose product is MRIMVVDDERIIRESFYHWFQKSGHRVSTAASGEEALKELGRKPKDLLFVDIKMPGMDGIQLLAKVKEKYPETMVVIITAYGSIESAVEAMKIGATDYLLKPFKPDQLSLVMEKVIQQQKKQSEFDYLKGRLEKITRFDNIIGQSDAMTAIFDMITEVAGSDASVLLSGETGTGKELIAKAIHAKSPRANRPFIAINCGAIPDTLLESELFGHQKGAYTGANRERKGFLEVVGGGTLFLDEVGEISTKMQVDLLRVLEEKSIVRVGSRQPVSVDFRLITATSRDLEERIRSGEFREDFYYRIHVIQMDIPPLRARREDIKLLAAHFLKKFCHETTKRVDRISPGAYRILETYDWPGNVRELENAIERAMVLSRSRILEESDFVFLQPPATAPPADPSLREMEKYHIRKILGQHGWNVTRAANALGINRVTLHKKIRRYELEPDRP